A portion of the Bacteroides faecium genome contains these proteins:
- a CDS encoding TraL conjugative transposon family protein, whose amino-acid sequence MIRKILSPVNQAITHVQDWADEKLRHLCGRMTPEIRLAVILLMLLFFGGLSIYFTVSSIYRIGKEDGETIRIEHIRQLQLQSKDSTNIFNQSDNGRKRSEE is encoded by the coding sequence ATGATACGGAAAATTCTCTCTCCGGTGAATCAGGCAATTACCCATGTGCAGGACTGGGCGGATGAAAAACTCCGCCACCTGTGCGGGCGCATGACACCGGAAATAAGGCTGGCAGTCATACTGCTTATGCTTCTGTTCTTCGGCGGGCTATCCATCTACTTTACGGTATCATCCATTTACCGGATAGGAAAAGAGGATGGCGAAACCATACGGATAGAACACATCAGGCAGTTGCAGTTACAAAGTAAAGACAGTACGAACATTTTTAATCAGTCAGACAATGGAAGAAAAAGAAGTGAAGAATGA
- the traK gene encoding conjugative transposon protein TraK: protein MEFKSLKNIETSFKQIRLFGIVFVVMCTLITGYAVWNSYTFAEAQRQKIYVLDGGKSLMLALSQDLTQNRPVEAREHVKRFHELFFTLSPDKNAIESNIKRSLFLADKSAFNYYRDLSEKGYYNRIISGNISQTIQIDSVSCNFDVYPYAVATYARQMIIRESSVTERSLVTRCRLLNAVRSDNNPHGFMMESFEITENKDLNTIKR, encoded by the coding sequence ATGGAATTTAAAAGTTTAAAGAACATTGAAACCAGTTTCAAACAGATACGGCTTTTCGGGATTGTGTTTGTCGTTATGTGTACCCTGATAACGGGTTATGCCGTTTGGAACTCCTACACGTTTGCCGAAGCGCAACGGCAGAAGATTTATGTGCTGGACGGTGGCAAGTCGTTGATGCTTGCGCTTTCGCAAGACCTGACACAAAACCGTCCGGTCGAAGCAAGGGAACACGTAAAGCGTTTTCACGAACTGTTTTTCACATTGTCACCGGATAAGAACGCTATCGAAAGCAATATCAAACGGTCGCTGTTCCTCGCCGATAAGAGCGCATTTAACTATTACCGTGACCTCTCGGAAAAGGGATATTACAACCGTATCATTTCGGGCAATATCAGCCAGACCATACAGATAGACAGCGTTTCTTGCAATTTCGATGTGTACCCGTATGCGGTGGCTACCTATGCCCGCCAAATGATTATCCGTGAAAGCAGCGTGACGGAAAGAAGCCTTGTCACCCGTTGCCGGTTATTGAACGCTGTGCGCTCGGATAATAACCCGCACGGCTTTATGATGGAAAGTTTCGAGATAACGGAAAACAAGGACTTGAACACCATAAAGCGGTAA
- the traM gene encoding conjugative transposon protein TraM yields the protein MEEKEVKNEVPAPETDRKKEPEKQVKEKKELTPQQIQQRKKMLVYPLMGLVFLGSMYLIFAPSDKDEAKVENVGGFNADIPQPKGDGIISDKKTAYEQEQMENKQADKMRSLQDFAFSLGEENGNGEEMTLIDDAPAEKPKTNVIDFGAGAPNNSPSSIQSSAAAYRDMNRQLGSFYETPKEDKEKEELKRQVKELTARLDAKENGAGGMDEQVALMEKSYELAAKYMNGQNGQSVPPQPGQIAQVAPSAPVQGSGNATPVKSVSDRTVSGLQQPMSNAEFIAEYSKPRNYGFNTAVGSGYSMGKNTIRACVHNDQTLMDGQTVKLRLLEPLQAGNVIVPKNSLVSGSAKVQGERLDILVSSLEYAGNIIPVELAVYDSDGQKGLSVPSSLEQEAAKEAMANIGAGLGTSISFAQSAGQQVAMDITRGLMQGGSQYLAKKFRTVKVHLKANYQVMLYAKQQ from the coding sequence ATGGAAGAAAAAGAAGTGAAGAATGAAGTTCCCGCACCGGAAACGGACAGGAAGAAAGAACCTGAAAAACAGGTAAAGGAAAAAAAAGAACTGACCCCGCAGCAGATACAGCAGCGAAAGAAGATGCTGGTTTACCCGCTTATGGGACTGGTTTTCTTGGGGTCTATGTACCTGATTTTCGCACCGTCCGATAAGGACGAAGCAAAGGTGGAAAACGTGGGCGGATTTAATGCCGATATTCCGCAACCCAAAGGGGACGGGATAATCAGCGATAAAAAGACCGCCTACGAACAGGAGCAAATGGAGAACAAACAGGCGGACAAAATGCGCTCCTTACAGGATTTTGCCTTTTCGCTTGGAGAGGAAAACGGGAACGGGGAAGAAATGACCCTGATAGATGATGCTCCGGCGGAAAAACCGAAAACCAATGTAATAGACTTCGGGGCGGGTGCGCCTAACAATAGCCCTTCCTCTATCCAATCTTCGGCGGCAGCTTACCGGGACATGAACCGACAGTTAGGCAGTTTCTACGAAACGCCGAAAGAGGACAAGGAAAAAGAGGAACTGAAACGTCAGGTGAAAGAACTCACAGCCCGGCTCGATGCGAAAGAAAACGGTGCGGGCGGCATGGATGAACAGGTGGCTCTTATGGAAAAATCCTACGAACTGGCGGCAAAATACATGAACGGACAGAACGGGCAAAGCGTACCACCGCAACCGGGACAGATTGCACAGGTCGCACCGTCCGCACCTGTTCAGGGAAGTGGAAATGCCACACCTGTAAAATCGGTATCGGACAGGACGGTTTCAGGATTACAGCAGCCTATGAGCAACGCCGAATTTATCGCCGAATACAGCAAGCCACGCAATTACGGGTTTAATACGGCGGTCGGCAGTGGTTATTCGATGGGGAAAAATACTATCCGGGCGTGTGTGCATAACGACCAAACACTTATGGACGGGCAGACCGTCAAGCTCCGGCTGTTAGAACCACTGCAAGCGGGGAACGTGATTGTCCCGAAAAACAGCCTTGTTTCAGGAAGTGCCAAAGTGCAGGGGGAACGGCTCGACATACTGGTTTCCTCGCTCGAATATGCGGGTAATATCATTCCGGTGGAACTTGCCGTTTACGACAGTGACGGGCAAAAGGGGCTTTCCGTCCCCTCGTCACTGGAACAGGAAGCGGCAAAAGAAGCGATGGCGAATATCGGTGCGGGGCTGGGTACGAGCATTTCCTTTGCGCAAAGTGCCGGGCAGCAGGTCGCAATGGATATTACAAGGGGTTTGATGCAAGGTGGGTCGCAATACCTTGCCAAGAAATTCAGAACGGTAAAAGTCCATCTGAAAGCGAACTATCAGGTAATGCTTTACGCCAAACAACAGTAA